The Vibrio gallaecicus genome contains a region encoding:
- a CDS encoding DUF1127 domain-containing protein — translation MTTKRNADLLQPFSATLVKKFYTYFLKWRQNSRTRKALSELPDYLLEDIGVTKLEANKESSRLFWD, via the coding sequence ATGACAACGAAAAGAAACGCAGATTTATTACAACCTTTCTCTGCAACTTTGGTTAAGAAATTCTATACTTACTTTTTAAAATGGAGACAGAATTCAAGGACTCGCAAAGCTCTTTCAGAATTACCCGATTACTTACTGGAAGATATTGGAGTGACTAAGCTTGAGGCGAACAAAGAATCGTCAAGACTATTTTGGGACTAG
- a CDS encoding LysR substrate-binding domain-containing protein: MKDKMPPLQGLYYFYKAAQFGSFKLAAENLFVTSAAVSQQIRVLEEFLGTSLFIRQHRKVVLTSEGQILFTQAKKGFAHIQDGVRQINQDPDPNRLSISTLPSFAQNWLVPRVNQFRETFPSLSLLIEPTNRLVTFEDSSVDLCIRYGQGKYPNLESTLLMEEIIYPVCHPIYQEKHKIYDIEDLSRAELIEDSWPDMDWEHWLTTFSKVGKQSSIKYDGSHFVLEGALSVQGVALVKHSLARRYIEEGKLVRIGNKAMKPKYKYFLCAPKGYFKRKKVQDFQLWINEQVKEFQNQNLNDLEIIDSDYTLKWEQEK, translated from the coding sequence GTGAAAGATAAAATGCCCCCGCTACAAGGCTTGTACTACTTCTATAAGGCAGCTCAATTTGGAAGCTTTAAACTCGCAGCCGAAAACTTATTTGTCACGTCAGCAGCCGTAAGCCAACAAATTCGTGTACTGGAAGAATTCTTAGGCACTTCCTTATTTATCAGACAGCACCGAAAAGTTGTGCTCACTTCTGAAGGGCAGATCTTGTTTACACAAGCCAAAAAAGGCTTTGCTCATATTCAAGATGGTGTCAGACAAATTAATCAGGACCCCGATCCAAATCGGTTATCTATTTCGACTTTGCCATCTTTTGCTCAAAACTGGCTAGTACCAAGAGTCAATCAATTCAGAGAAACATTCCCTAGCTTATCTTTGCTGATAGAGCCAACAAACAGGCTAGTCACTTTTGAAGACTCGTCTGTCGATTTATGTATCCGTTACGGGCAAGGAAAGTACCCTAATTTAGAGTCAACTCTCTTGATGGAAGAAATTATCTACCCTGTTTGTCATCCTATTTATCAAGAAAAGCACAAGATCTATGATATTGAAGACCTCTCAAGGGCAGAACTAATTGAAGACTCATGGCCAGATATGGATTGGGAGCACTGGCTAACAACCTTCAGCAAAGTAGGTAAGCAATCCAGTATTAAGTATGACGGTTCACATTTTGTACTAGAAGGCGCTTTGTCTGTACAAGGAGTAGCACTGGTCAAACACAGTTTAGCTCGGCGATATATTGAAGAAGGCAAGCTGGTCCGAATCGGAAATAAAGCAATGAAACCCAAATATAAGTACTTCTTATGTGCACCAAAGGGCTATTTTAAGCGAAAGAAAGTTCAAGATTTCCAATTGTGGATTAATGAACAAGTTAAAGAATTTCAAAATCAAAATCTTAATGACTTAGAAATTATAGACTCCGACTACACCTTAAAATGGGAACAAGAGAAGTAA
- a CDS encoding VF530 family protein — protein MAQANNPLHGITLEKLLTELVEHYGWEELSYMVNINCFKKDPSVKSSLKFLRKTDWARTKVENIYVQLKQS, from the coding sequence ATGGCACAAGCGAACAACCCACTGCATGGCATCACTTTAGAGAAACTACTAACTGAGCTCGTGGAGCATTATGGCTGGGAAGAATTAAGCTATATGGTCAACATAAACTGTTTCAAGAAAGATCCAAGCGTTAAATCTAGTTTGAAGTTTTTAAGAAAAACAGACTGGGCACGTACTAAAGTAGAAAATATCTACGTGCAGTTAAAGCAAAGCTAG
- the fusA gene encoding elongation factor G: protein MADLSKYRNIGIFAHVDAGKTTTTERILKLTGQIHKTGEVHDGESTTDFMEQEAERGITIQSAAVSCFWNGHRLNVIDTPGHVDFTVEVYRSLKVLDGGIGVFCGSGGVEPQSETNWRYANESEVSRLIFVNKLDRMGADFYNVVDQVKNVLGANPLVMVLPIGREDEFVGVVDLLSRKAYVWDDTGLPENYEILDVPADMVDDVEQYREELIETAVEQDDDLMEAYMEGEEPSIEDIKRCIRKGTRDLAFFPTFCGSAFKNKGVQIVLDAVVDYLPSPTEVDPQPLMDEAGEETGEHAIVSTEETFKALAFKIMDDRFGALTFVRIYSGKLNKGDTILNSFTGKTERVGRMVEMQADDRNELTSAQAGDIIAIVGMKNVQTGHTLCDPKDQVTLEPMVFPTPVISIAVSPKDKGGSEKMGIAIGKMVAEDPSFQVETDEETGETILKGMGELHLDIKVDILKRTYGVDLTVGAPQVAYRETITQAIEDSYTHKKQSGGSGQFGKIDYRIKPGEAGSGFKFNSVVVGGNVPKEFWPAVEKGFAGMMDNGVLAGFPTLDVEVELYDGGFHAVDSSAIAFEIAAKGAFRQSMPKAGAQLLEPIMNVDVFTPDDHVGDVIGDLNRRRGMIKDQQAGVTGVRIKADVPLSEMFGYIGHLRTITSGRGQFSMEFAQYSPCPTNVADEVIAKVKAEKEAK, encoded by the coding sequence ATGGCAGATTTATCGAAATACAGAAACATTGGTATTTTCGCGCACGTTGATGCGGGTAAAACTACTACCACTGAGCGTATCCTTAAGCTAACTGGTCAAATCCACAAGACTGGTGAAGTACATGATGGCGAATCAACGACTGACTTCATGGAACAGGAAGCTGAGCGCGGAATTACTATCCAATCAGCAGCTGTAAGCTGTTTCTGGAACGGTCACCGTCTAAACGTTATCGATACTCCTGGACACGTTGACTTCACAGTTGAAGTATACCGTTCTCTTAAAGTACTTGATGGCGGTATCGGTGTATTCTGTGGTTCTGGTGGTGTTGAACCACAATCAGAAACTAACTGGCGTTACGCTAACGAATCAGAAGTATCTCGTCTGATCTTCGTTAACAAACTAGACCGTATGGGTGCTGATTTCTACAACGTTGTTGACCAAGTTAAAAACGTTCTAGGCGCAAACCCACTAGTTATGGTTCTACCAATTGGTCGTGAAGACGAATTCGTTGGTGTTGTAGACCTACTAAGCCGTAAAGCATACGTTTGGGATGACACTGGTCTTCCTGAAAACTACGAAATCCTAGATGTTCCTGCGGACATGGTAGATGACGTAGAGCAATACCGTGAAGAGCTAATCGAAACTGCTGTAGAGCAAGACGATGACCTAATGGAAGCTTACATGGAAGGTGAAGAGCCTTCTATCGAAGACATCAAGCGTTGTATCCGTAAAGGTACTCGTGACCTAGCGTTCTTCCCAACTTTCTGTGGTTCTGCATTCAAAAACAAGGGCGTACAAATCGTTCTTGACGCTGTTGTAGATTACCTACCTTCTCCAACTGAAGTTGATCCTCAACCTCTAATGGACGAAGCTGGCGAAGAAACTGGCGAACACGCTATCGTTTCTACAGAAGAAACTTTCAAAGCGCTTGCATTCAAAATCATGGATGACCGTTTTGGTGCTCTAACTTTCGTTCGTATTTACTCTGGTAAATTGAACAAAGGTGACACGATTCTTAACTCATTCACAGGTAAAACTGAGCGTGTTGGCCGTATGGTTGAGATGCAAGCTGATGACCGTAACGAATTAACTAGCGCACAAGCTGGTGACATCATTGCGATCGTTGGTATGAAGAACGTGCAAACTGGTCACACTCTATGTGATCCAAAAGATCAAGTAACGCTTGAGCCAATGGTTTTCCCAACTCCAGTAATCTCTATCGCTGTATCTCCAAAAGATAAAGGCGGTTCTGAGAAAATGGGTATCGCGATCGGTAAAATGGTTGCAGAAGATCCATCTTTCCAAGTTGAGACTGACGAAGAAACTGGCGAAACTATCCTGAAAGGTATGGGTGAGCTTCACCTAGACATCAAGGTAGATATCCTTAAGCGTACATACGGCGTTGACCTAACTGTAGGTGCTCCTCAAGTTGCTTACCGTGAAACTATCACTCAAGCAATTGAAGATAGCTACACGCACAAGAAGCAATCTGGTGGTTCTGGTCAATTCGGTAAGATCGATTACCGTATCAAACCAGGCGAAGCTGGTTCAGGCTTCAAGTTCAATTCTGTAGTTGTGGGCGGTAACGTTCCTAAAGAATTCTGGCCTGCAGTTGAGAAAGGCTTTGCTGGCATGATGGATAACGGCGTACTAGCTGGCTTCCCTACGCTAGACGTTGAAGTTGAACTTTACGATGGTGGTTTCCACGCAGTCGATTCATCTGCTATCGCATTTGAAATCGCAGCGAAAGGCGCATTCCGTCAATCTATGCCTAAAGCTGGCGCGCAACTTCTTGAGCCTATCATGAACGTTGACGTGTTCACTCCAGACGATCACGTTGGTGATGTTATCGGTGACCTTAACCGTCGTCGTGGCATGATCAAAGATCAACAAGCTGGTGTTACTGGTGTTCGTATTAAAGCTGACGTACCTCTTTCTGAGATGTTCGGCTACATCGGTCACCTACGTACTATCACTTCTGGTCGTGGCCAATTCTCTATGGAATTCGCACAATACTCACCATGTCCAACTAACGTTGCTGACGAAGTGATTGCAAAAGTTAAAGCAGAAAAAGAAGCTAAGTAA